A portion of the Desulfomonilia bacterium genome contains these proteins:
- a CDS encoding GGGtGRT protein, which produces MTNKQGHSNRLSDQLTSKPWLHPVNDNECITNIARNYHFDSWQAVLDFVEDYGISINMVAENMHLADTDADMSAFYGIVLGIALALKIRADDPSFAAFSIARGLEEFTLPGSEAYFERFAEGYGRLASFMLQKGLSTIAIIGRHVPGSLIDIFLKLANRSALIRGREWNILLVCGEDICEKGKYRHAEVEFTNSNGHLRVSSSTAASMRRGLDPVFYEVTTVEEGIAVLDFEKADLCIALSGTGSILFEHPIAGIYVRKRRKTGGLARVVAVDVQEQTVNNAEASQIVSSHMIEMYADAHIRGIGCDAKNMKNLGFPEIGATGALEAIMIFSRLAATAGKYK; this is translated from the coding sequence ATGACAAACAAACAAGGCCATTCGAACCGTTTGTCGGATCAATTAACTTCCAAGCCATGGCTTCATCCTGTGAATGATAACGAATGCATAACTAATATAGCCAGGAATTATCATTTTGATTCTTGGCAAGCGGTTCTGGATTTTGTTGAGGATTATGGCATATCGATCAACATGGTAGCAGAAAACATGCATTTGGCAGATACTGATGCTGATATGAGCGCGTTCTATGGTATAGTCCTGGGGATAGCGCTGGCACTTAAGATCAGAGCTGATGATCCAAGCTTTGCAGCTTTTTCTATCGCAAGAGGATTGGAAGAATTTACACTTCCCGGAAGTGAAGCGTATTTTGAAAGGTTTGCCGAGGGATATGGCAGATTAGCATCATTCATGCTTCAGAAGGGTTTATCGACAATTGCTATTATCGGTCGCCATGTTCCGGGCAGTCTGATTGATATTTTTTTGAAGCTGGCGAACCGTTCTGCGCTAATCAGAGGCCGGGAATGGAATATTTTGTTGGTGTGCGGGGAAGATATATGTGAAAAAGGTAAGTATAGACATGCAGAGGTTGAGTTTACAAATAGTAACGGGCATCTGAGAGTATCCAGTTCGACAGCCGCCAGCATGAGGAGGGGATTGGACCCGGTATTTTATGAAGTCACTACAGTGGAGGAAGGCATAGCAGTCCTCGATTTCGAGAAAGCTGATCTTTGCATAGCCCTTTCGGGGACAGGGTCCATATTATTTGAACATCCCATTGCTGGTATTTATGTCAGAAAAAGAAGAAAGACCGGAGGACTTGCGCGTGTGGTGGCAGTGGATGTCCAGGAACAAACAGTCAATAATGCTGAAGCTTCTCAAATTGTGTCTTCTCACATGATAGAGATGTATGCCGACGCCCATATTCGAGGAATAGGTTGTGATGCAAAAAATATGAAAAACTTGGGGTTCCCTGAAATCGGAGCAACGGGCGCTCTGGAGGCCATTATGATATTTTCCCGTTTGGCGGCAACTGCAGGGAAATATAAGTAG
- the eno gene encoding phosphopyruvate hydratase, giving the protein MSKIAYVAAREILDSRGNPTVEVDVHLCTGEIGRASVPSGASKGEREAIEKRDNDKNRYGGNGVLNVLDNVIRIVGPNLIDMDVFDQTGIDSLLNKLDGTENKSVLGANLTTGVSIATARAAAAFLGIPLYRYLGGAFARELPVPQMNIINGGKHADNNVDLQEFMVTPIGAPNFREALRYAAETFHALKGILREKGYSTGVGDEGGFAPNLGNNTEPFELIVEAITRAGFKPGEDVAIAIDPAASSFYQDGKYILSSEKDPERTSEDMIGFYDGLIRKYPIVSIEDGLAENDWEGWRLLMKRLGSKVQIVGDDIFVTNRKYLAQGIEQKCANSILIKVNQVGTLTETMQTIETAKRAGFSTVISHRSGETEDTWLADLAVGLSTGQIKSGSASRSERLAKYNQLMRIEEELGKNAMFRGKVVLGGVKNNK; this is encoded by the coding sequence ATGAGCAAGATAGCTTATGTTGCCGCACGGGAAATCTTAGACTCAAGGGGTAATCCGACTGTCGAGGTGGACGTTCATCTTTGTACCGGAGAAATCGGCAGGGCCTCGGTACCGTCCGGTGCATCAAAAGGGGAACGGGAGGCTATAGAAAAGAGAGATAACGATAAGAACAGATATGGTGGCAACGGGGTGCTCAATGTCCTGGATAACGTGATCCGGATAGTCGGGCCAAACCTGATTGATATGGATGTATTTGATCAGACAGGCATCGACTCCCTGCTCAACAAGCTTGACGGTACCGAAAACAAGTCCGTGCTTGGAGCCAACCTCACTACGGGTGTTTCCATTGCGACTGCCAGGGCCGCGGCGGCTTTTCTGGGTATTCCGCTCTATAGATATCTGGGAGGTGCTTTTGCCAGGGAACTTCCTGTTCCACAGATGAACATAATCAATGGCGGCAAACATGCCGATAATAACGTGGATCTCCAGGAATTCATGGTCACTCCCATCGGAGCACCGAATTTCAGAGAAGCACTGCGTTATGCAGCCGAAACATTCCATGCCTTGAAAGGCATACTCAGGGAAAAAGGGTACAGCACCGGTGTGGGCGATGAGGGTGGTTTTGCGCCGAATCTGGGAAATAATACCGAACCATTTGAACTCATTGTTGAAGCCATTACCAGGGCAGGCTTTAAACCGGGTGAAGATGTCGCCATTGCCATCGACCCGGCCGCAAGTTCATTCTATCAGGACGGCAAGTATATCCTTTCATCTGAGAAAGATCCCGAAAGGACATCCGAAGATATGATCGGTTTCTACGATGGGCTGATAAGAAAATATCCCATCGTCTCCATCGAGGACGGTCTGGCCGAGAACGATTGGGAAGGCTGGAGACTCCTTATGAAGCGCCTGGGATCAAAGGTCCAGATTGTCGGCGACGATATCTTCGTTACCAACAGGAAATATCTGGCTCAAGGTATCGAGCAGAAATGCGCCAATTCCATCCTTATCAAAGTGAACCAGGTCGGGACGCTCACCGAGACCATGCAAACAATCGAAACCGCCAAAAGGGCCGGGTTCAGTACGGTCATATCCCATCGTTCAGGAGAGACCGAGGACACCTGGCTTGCCGATCTCGCTGTAGGTCTCTCTACGGGACAAATTAAATCAGGGTCTGCCTCGCGGAGCGAACGCCTTGCCAAATACAACCAGCTTATGCGCATTGAAGAGGAACTGGGGAAAAACGCCATGTTCAGAGGCAAGGTTGTTCTGGGCGGTGTGAAAAATAACAAATAG